The proteins below are encoded in one region of Brachyspira intermedia PWS/A:
- a CDS encoding tia invasion determinant yields the protein MKFLIRKFLLISILSACFTNMLMSMDIGAYLAPKFIFNVGDSKIKLQGNNKNTLNMYVGGGLALGYNFDIFHKYSTVRVEFEYLYRNALPGNAYKTDIKTINSHTFLIGAYYDYNFLYINYDNPDSIRSQLNGGKRPVMSVYAGFILGGQLDSYITCENFEYHGLFKTSKYYNKAQFVYGFGGGLAFHITEIVSIDLGYRLLLNTSSQLSHDVVASVRLNF from the coding sequence ATGAAGTTTTTGATAAGGAAATTTTTATTAATATCTATATTATCAGCATGTTTCACTAATATGCTTATGTCTATGGATATAGGAGCTTATTTAGCGCCTAAATTTATATTTAATGTAGGTGATTCTAAAATAAAATTACAAGGAAATAATAAAAATACTTTAAACATGTATGTAGGCGGAGGACTTGCTTTAGGTTATAACTTTGATATATTTCATAAGTATAGCACTGTAAGAGTAGAGTTTGAATATTTATATAGAAATGCATTACCTGGAAACGCTTATAAAACAGATATAAAAACTATAAATTCACATACTTTTTTAATAGGTGCATATTATGATTATAATTTCTTATATATAAATTATGATAATCCTGATTCTATAAGAAGCCAATTAAATGGAGGAAAAAGACCTGTTATGTCTGTTTATGCCGGATTTATATTAGGCGGACAATTAGATTCATATATTACTTGTGAGAATTTTGAGTATCATGGACTATTTAAAACAAGTAAATATTACAACAAAGCTCAATTTGTTTATGGTTTTGGAGGTGGTTTAGCATTCCATATAACTGAAATAGTTAGTATTGATTTAGGTTACAGATTGCTTCTAAATACAAGTTCTCAATTAAGTCATGATGTTGTGGCATCTGTAAGGCTAAATTTCTAG
- a CDS encoding outer membrane protein, whose protein sequence is MKKNYIIIFMFIFLFHSTQKLFSIIPEGLYITPKFAFAHNGNDAYIKDNGEKGYFNYLGGGFALGYSIPTINKSSPVRFEFEYLGRKLVSMSDDLQMHTLLGSVYFDLNFLLTKEKLTDEVYKQTMLTQYAPFTIYLGISIGSRINTGIPEELNGVKLQNSSSTLVFGFSGGMAFNVLPYMSIDIGYRYLLDTKAQGYHEVLAGLRFKVPKI, encoded by the coding sequence ATGAAAAAAAATTATATAATAATATTTATGTTTATATTTTTATTTCATAGCACTCAAAAGCTATTTTCAATAATTCCAGAAGGTTTGTATATAACACCTAAATTTGCATTTGCTCATAATGGAAATGATGCTTATATAAAAGATAATGGAGAAAAAGGGTATTTCAATTATCTGGGAGGCGGTTTTGCATTAGGATACAGCATACCTACTATAAATAAATCATCTCCTGTAAGATTTGAATTTGAGTATTTAGGAAGAAAATTAGTTAGTATGTCGGATGATTTACAAATGCATACATTACTAGGATCTGTATACTTTGATCTAAATTTCTTATTAACTAAAGAAAAATTGACAGATGAAGTTTATAAACAAACTATGCTTACTCAGTATGCACCTTTCACAATATATTTAGGTATTTCTATAGGAAGCAGAATAAATACTGGAATTCCAGAAGAATTAAATGGGGTAAAATTACAAAATTCTTCAAGTACTTTGGTTTTTGGATTTAGCGGAGGTATGGCATTTAATGTACTTCCTTATATGTCAATAGATATTGGATATAGATATCTGCTAGATACAAAAGCACAAGGATATCATGAAGTATTAGCAGGATTAAGATTTAAAGTACCTAAAATATAG
- a CDS encoding leucine-rich repeat domain-containing protein, with product MKKMINNIIFIVLIAFVYSCNNSSTNPSSNNPIEAPIENVTDYIVKANTTEADIEAKMKKYFEDKGSYAVFLEDTKENIANNKTLEIINTIIKKDVYTKDGVYLDLSRTTITELADNVFNGNRNLNKITLPNTITTIGGYAFRDCSSLREINFPSSITQIKGGAFQSCLSLHTADLSQTKLTVLEPYLFNDCSSLIKAVIPETVVDIKNNSFGDCSALKEINLPSKLIRMYPESFVGCKSLEKISLPSTLIYMYGYTFGECASLKDVEYLGNNPATIKVANGAVFDGYTENSTPVNLYLPNVTADPKDGSWNNFLGYDWSKQTINYGKTMPK from the coding sequence ATGAAAAAAATGATAAATAATATTATATTTATAGTCTTAATAGCATTTGTATATTCTTGTAATAATTCTTCAACAAATCCATCATCAAATAATCCAATAGAGGCACCTATTGAAAATGTTACTGACTACATTGTAAAAGCAAATACTACAGAAGCTGATATAGAAGCTAAAATGAAGAAATATTTTGAAGATAAAGGTTCTTATGCAGTATTTTTAGAAGATACAAAAGAAAACATTGCTAATAATAAAACATTAGAAATAATAAATACTATAATCAAAAAAGATGTATACACAAAAGACGGAGTATATCTTGATTTAAGCAGAACAACAATTACAGAATTAGCAGATAATGTATTTAATGGAAATAGAAATTTAAATAAAATTACATTGCCGAATACTATAACAACTATAGGTGGATATGCATTTAGGGATTGTTCTAGTTTGAGAGAAATCAACTTCCCATCTTCTATAACTCAAATTAAAGGCGGAGCTTTTCAGAGCTGTTTAAGTTTGCATACTGCTGATTTAAGCCAAACAAAATTAACCGTATTAGAACCTTATTTATTTAATGACTGTTCTAGTTTAATTAAGGCTGTAATTCCTGAAACTGTTGTTGATATAAAAAACAACTCATTTGGCGATTGTTCTGCATTAAAAGAAATCAATTTACCATCTAAGTTAATTAGAATGTATCCAGAGTCATTCGTTGGTTGCAAATCATTAGAGAAAATCAGTTTGCCTAGTACATTAATTTATATGTATGGTTATACTTTTGGTGAATGTGCTTCATTAAAAGATGTAGAATATTTAGGAAATAATCCCGCTACCATAAAAGTAGCAAATGGAGCAGTATTTGATGGATATACTGAAAATAGTACTCCTGTAAACTTATATCTTCCTAATGTTACTGCTGATCCAAAAGACGGAAGTTGGAATAATTTCTTGGGTTATGATTGGAGTAAGCAAACTATAAATTATGGTAAGACTATGCCAAAATAA
- a CDS encoding leucine-rich repeat protein, whose translation MKKAIILLFIFFILISCKYKITSPKIQYECGTTDNINDNNNLYTVGANSTEEEIRTALANNKEISGKNIIVVTGYIDNSSKIFDNIKTVIQNEKNIILDLSGSNLNADNKFTLNDVTSLITILLPNMQDIIENFLSGCTSLTSIQIPNGMTIIKDSCFNNCTSIKNVEYLGTAANAITATPFTDSKPTDLYLPNVSSDPNDGSWDNFLNVAWANIHYGASMPK comes from the coding sequence ATGAAAAAAGCTATAATATTATTATTCATTTTTTTTATTTTGATTTCTTGTAAATACAAAATAACTTCTCCAAAAATACAATATGAATGCGGTACAACAGACAATATAAATGATAATAATAATTTATATACTGTTGGTGCCAATTCTACTGAAGAAGAAATAAGAACAGCATTAGCAAATAATAAAGAAATATCTGGTAAAAATATTATAGTTGTGACAGGCTATATTGATAATTCATCTAAAATTTTTGATAATATAAAAACGGTTATTCAAAATGAAAAAAATATAATATTAGATTTATCAGGAAGTAATTTAAATGCAGATAATAAATTTACATTAAATGATGTTACTTCATTAATAACTATATTGCTTCCTAATATGCAAGACATTATTGAGAATTTTTTAAGCGGATGTACTTCATTAACAAGTATTCAAATACCTAATGGAATGACAATAATAAAGGATTCATGCTTCAATAATTGTACTTCTATAAAAAATGTTGAATATTTAGGGACTGCTGCAAATGCTATAACAGCAACTCCATTTACTGATTCAAAGCCTACAGATTTATATTTACCTAATGTTTCTTCAGATCCTAATGATGGCAGTTGGGATAATTTTTTAAATGTTGCTTGGGCTAATATACATTATGGTGCTTCTATGCCTAAATAA
- a CDS encoding phospho-sugar mutase yields the protein MEQEVKARIDSWLNGSYDEETKKEIKALLDAGNEKELIDAFYRDLEFGTGGLRGIMGVGTNRMNKYTVGVATQGLANYILKQGGSDYKVAIGYDSRNNSDIFSKAAAEILSSNGISVYLYDDIHPISLLSYAVRSLGCIAGIVVTASHNPKEYNGYKVYWTDGAQVIPPHDKNIIDEVLKVKPEEVKMGDSSKVTIIGKDIEDKYMNDLMGYLVNPDIIKKHHDIKIVYTPIHGSGYKMVPMALRKAGFTNLTTMEGAQPPNGNFPTVESPNPENPEALKIAVDKAKEIGAELVMGTDPDCDRMGCALLTKDGSYMYLTGNQIGSIMAYYLITNKKNVKNPYIVKTIVTTELARAIADANNVKIYDVLTGFKWIADVIERDKEGTYLFGFEESFGYCINSNVRDKDGVSSCLMLAEVLAYCKENNMTLADYLESIYEKYGYFYEETISITKKGADGAKAIADLMTYYRNNLPKEISGVKVESISDYEKKEVYDNTGKKIKDITLPKSNVLQYILEDKTKITIRPSGTEPKIKFYFEVCVKESKDKRLAVAKEKVANFKKFIKE from the coding sequence ATGGAACAAGAAGTAAAAGCTAGAATTGACTCTTGGCTTAATGGTTCTTATGATGAAGAAACCAAAAAAGAGATTAAGGCATTATTAGATGCTGGTAATGAAAAAGAATTAATAGATGCCTTCTACAGAGATTTAGAATTTGGTACTGGCGGACTTAGAGGTATAATGGGTGTTGGTACTAACAGAATGAATAAATATACTGTTGGTGTTGCTACTCAAGGATTAGCTAACTATATATTGAAACAAGGCGGAAGCGATTATAAAGTTGCTATAGGATATGACTCAAGAAATAATTCTGATATATTTTCAAAAGCTGCTGCTGAAATACTTTCTTCAAATGGAATAAGCGTTTATTTATACGATGATATTCACCCTATTTCACTTCTTTCTTATGCGGTTAGAAGTTTAGGATGTATTGCCGGAATAGTTGTTACTGCTAGCCATAACCCTAAAGAATATAATGGTTATAAAGTTTATTGGACTGACGGTGCTCAAGTTATACCTCCTCATGACAAAAATATCATAGATGAAGTATTGAAAGTTAAACCTGAAGAAGTAAAAATGGGCGATTCTTCAAAAGTTACTATCATAGGTAAAGATATTGAAGATAAATACATGAATGATTTAATGGGATATTTAGTTAATCCTGATATCATAAAAAAACATCATGATATAAAAATAGTTTATACTCCTATTCATGGTTCAGGATATAAAATGGTTCCTATGGCTTTAAGAAAAGCAGGATTCACTAATTTGACAACAATGGAAGGAGCTCAGCCGCCTAACGGTAACTTCCCTACTGTTGAATCACCTAACCCAGAAAACCCTGAAGCATTAAAAATTGCTGTTGATAAAGCTAAAGAAATAGGTGCTGAACTTGTTATGGGTACTGACCCTGACTGCGACAGAATGGGATGTGCTTTGCTTACTAAAGATGGTTCTTATATGTACCTTACTGGAAACCAAATTGGTTCTATTATGGCTTACTATCTTATAACAAACAAAAAGAATGTTAAAAATCCATATATAGTAAAAACTATAGTTACTACTGAACTTGCAAGAGCTATTGCTGATGCTAATAATGTTAAGATTTATGATGTTCTTACCGGATTCAAATGGATTGCTGATGTTATAGAAAGAGATAAAGAAGGAACATATTTATTCGGATTTGAAGAGAGCTTCGGATACTGTATCAACTCAAATGTACGCGATAAAGACGGTGTTAGTTCTTGTTTAATGCTTGCTGAAGTACTTGCTTATTGTAAAGAAAACAATATGACTTTAGCTGATTATTTAGAAAGCATTTATGAGAAATATGGCTATTTCTATGAAGAAACTATCTCTATAACTAAAAAAGGTGCTGACGGTGCTAAAGCTATAGCTGATTTAATGACTTATTACAGAAACAATTTACCTAAAGAAATTTCAGGAGTAAAAGTTGAAAGTATAAGCGACTATGAGAAAAAAGAAGTTTATGATAACACTGGTAAAAAAATAAAAGATATTACTTTACCTAAATCTAATGTTCTTCAGTACATACTTGAAGATAAAACTAAAATTACTATAAGACCTTCTGGTACTGAACCAAAAATAAAATTCTATTTTGAAGTTTGCGTAAAAGAAAGCAAAGACAAGAGACTTGCAGTTGCAAAAGAAAAAGTAGCTAATTTCAAAAAGTTTATTAAAGAATAA
- a CDS encoding Abi family protein, translated as MDIKRPYKYEEQLQKLKDRGCIINDDKKCMSILESVNYYRFSAYFLPFKQSNDIYIYGTSFEKVFNIYEFDRKLHTILFNVLEEIEIFIRAKIAYYHAHKYGALGYLDEKNFYNTNSNQKHINKKINYHKKFINNLKREIKNNQKVLFVKHHISKYNSNFPIWVATEIFTFGMLSTFFANLKLEDQKILAKDMYNITAKKLESWLRCCTDLRNICAHYGRLYYRIFSSIPKEMNHLNNNSERKLWGAILAVKELYPFKDKWDYDILPNFINLVDEYENYIDFVHIGFPKEWKDYLKK; from the coding sequence ATGGATATAAAGCGTCCTTATAAATATGAAGAACAGCTTCAAAAATTGAAAGATAGAGGCTGTATTATTAATGATGATAAAAAATGTATGTCTATACTTGAATCAGTAAATTATTATCGTTTTAGTGCTTATTTTTTGCCATTCAAACAAAGTAATGATATTTATATTTATGGTACTTCATTTGAAAAAGTTTTTAATATTTATGAGTTTGATAGAAAATTACATACTATATTGTTCAATGTTTTAGAAGAGATAGAAATTTTTATTCGTGCTAAAATAGCATATTATCATGCTCATAAATATGGAGCATTAGGATATTTAGATGAAAAAAATTTTTATAATACAAATTCAAATCAAAAACATATAAATAAAAAGATAAACTATCATAAAAAATTTATAAATAACTTAAAAAGAGAAATAAAAAATAATCAAAAGGTATTATTTGTTAAACATCATATATCTAAATATAATAGTAATTTTCCAATATGGGTAGCAACAGAAATATTTACTTTTGGTATGTTATCAACTTTTTTTGCCAATTTAAAATTAGAGGATCAGAAAATATTAGCAAAGGATATGTATAACATTACTGCTAAAAAATTAGAAAGTTGGCTTCGTTGCTGTACGGATTTAAGAAATATTTGTGCTCATTATGGTAGACTTTATTATAGAATTTTTTCATCTATTCCAAAAGAAATGAATCATTTAAATAATAATTCAGAAAGGAAATTATGGGGAGCTATTTTGGCAGTTAAGGAATTGTATCCTTTTAAAGATAAATGGGATTATGATATACTTCCAAATTTTATTAATCTTGTTGATGAATATGAAAATTATATAGATTTTGTTCATATAGGATTTCCAAAAGAATGGAAAGATTATTTAAAAAAGTAG
- the recG gene encoding ATP-dependent DNA helicase RecG gives MLNNDYSKDIFTKSIKYSKGVGPKYAEILAKKGIITLYDLIAFFPRTYDDRRKTLKLHEALENKDKTSVVYVEVIDVSSFTFQYRSKPLVIVTDGIAVCEVPIYGGRLPVGVTKGAKLYLTGKFVRSGRGKLQCRMTEFEKPSSNALSYGKIVPIYPLTEGLSQKKLRTLIVDELESFEKNMKYDIPSVIKKKYRLKSFVPSIMEMHFPTSFEALAEARESLIFEEFLTFQYIHLSERRPNILIKEERYNSLNLLEKVKSSLSFELTADQLNTIEEIKNDLFSTKQMFRLLQGDVGAGKTIVAFLTALIPAESGFQTAFLAPTEILALQHYNTFKKLIKAAGLEDIIKIDILTSSVNQNERGYLLKRLREGKSHILVGTHSIIYDEVIFKNLSYAIVDEQQRFGAAQRNKLLSKGNNVDFLLMTATPIPQSLALTLFGELDLSIIKSMPSSRKGVLTKYKELYERDHCYKFLKSRIAKGEQGYVVFPLIENNDSSFITLSSEFQRAKETYFSDIQIEIIHGKMKDEEKEYIMNRFSSGEIKVLFSTTVIEVGIDNPNATTILIEGAERFGLSQLHQLRGRVGRGDKLGYCYLILHSELNDIIKERINIICETTDGFKISEKDLELRGAGEFLGDRQSGIPDFKLGNIIKDKEIMRKAKDEMRSLLRDENSREAFYKENEAFILKANYLKSRIVKDE, from the coding sequence TTGTTAAATAATGATTATAGTAAGGATATATTTACTAAAAGTATAAAATATTCAAAAGGCGTAGGTCCTAAATACGCAGAAATACTAGCCAAAAAAGGTATAATCACTTTATATGATTTAATAGCATTTTTTCCTAGAACTTATGATGATAGGAGAAAAACTTTAAAACTTCATGAGGCATTGGAGAATAAAGATAAAACTTCTGTTGTATATGTAGAAGTTATAGATGTATCAAGTTTTACCTTTCAATATAGGAGTAAACCTTTAGTTATAGTTACAGATGGAATTGCTGTGTGTGAAGTTCCTATTTATGGAGGAAGGCTTCCTGTAGGAGTAACTAAGGGAGCAAAACTTTATTTAACAGGTAAGTTTGTAAGAAGCGGCAGAGGCAAACTGCAATGCAGAATGACTGAATTTGAAAAACCTTCTTCTAATGCATTATCTTATGGAAAAATTGTACCTATATATCCGCTTACAGAAGGACTTTCTCAGAAAAAATTAAGAACTTTGATTGTAGATGAACTTGAAAGTTTTGAAAAAAATATGAAGTATGATATTCCGAGTGTCATTAAAAAAAAGTATAGGCTTAAAAGTTTTGTTCCTTCTATTATGGAGATGCATTTTCCTACTTCTTTTGAGGCTTTAGCTGAGGCTAGAGAGAGTTTAATTTTTGAAGAGTTTTTAACTTTTCAGTATATACATTTAAGTGAGAGAAGACCTAATATTCTTATAAAAGAAGAAAGGTATAATTCTTTAAATTTACTAGAAAAAGTAAAATCAAGTTTATCATTTGAACTTACTGCAGATCAATTAAACACTATTGAAGAAATAAAAAATGATTTATTTTCTACTAAGCAGATGTTCAGACTTCTTCAAGGAGATGTTGGAGCTGGTAAAACAATAGTAGCTTTCTTAACTGCATTAATACCTGCAGAATCAGGATTTCAAACTGCATTTTTAGCCCCTACTGAAATATTAGCATTACAGCATTATAATACTTTTAAGAAACTTATTAAAGCAGCTGGACTAGAAGATATTATAAAAATAGATATACTCACTTCTTCAGTTAATCAAAATGAAAGAGGATATTTATTAAAAAGATTAAGAGAGGGAAAAAGTCATATATTAGTAGGAACACATTCTATTATTTATGATGAAGTTATATTTAAAAATCTTTCTTATGCAATAGTAGATGAACAGCAAAGATTCGGGGCAGCACAAAGAAACAAACTTCTTTCTAAAGGGAATAATGTTGATTTTTTACTTATGACAGCAACTCCTATTCCTCAGTCTTTAGCATTAACATTATTTGGGGAATTGGATTTATCTATTATAAAGAGTATGCCAAGCAGCAGAAAGGGTGTACTTACAAAGTATAAAGAGCTTTATGAGAGGGATCATTGCTACAAGTTTTTAAAAAGCAGAATAGCAAAAGGCGAGCAGGGTTATGTAGTTTTTCCTCTTATAGAAAATAATGATTCAAGCTTCATTACCCTTTCAAGCGAATTTCAAAGAGCAAAAGAAACTTATTTTTCAGATATTCAAATAGAAATAATACATGGCAAAATGAAAGATGAAGAAAAAGAATATATAATGAACAGATTTTCTTCAGGTGAAATAAAGGTATTATTTTCTACAACAGTTATAGAAGTTGGTATTGATAATCCTAATGCTACAACAATACTCATAGAAGGTGCGGAACGTTTTGGTTTATCACAGCTTCATCAGCTTAGAGGTAGGGTAGGCAGAGGAGATAAATTAGGGTACTGCTATTTAATACTACATAGCGAGCTTAATGATATCATAAAAGAAAGAATTAATATAATATGTGAAACTACTGACGGATTTAAAATATCAGAAAAGGATTTGGAATTAAGGGGGGCTGGTGAGTTTTTGGGGGACAGGCAGAGCGGAATACCGGATTTCAAACTTGGAAACATCATTAAAGACAAAGAGATAATGCGTAAGGCTAAAGATGAAATGCGTTCTTTATTGAGAGATGAAAATTCTAGAGAAGCTTTTTATAAAGAAAATGAAGCGTTTATATTAAAAGCTAATTATCTAAAATCAAGAATTGTCAAAGATGAATGA
- a CDS encoding YkvA family protein, translating into MRIREKSKELWEKISLETTFDKLTSIIDKTKDILNLSSSRHLSKFLDKIQLMVDMIGDYINKNYREIPWKSLSAVAGALIYLILPLDVLPDLFPFIGLLDDAFIIGLCIKCFSTDLEQYKIWKYGESDEEVTDDGSESDEADYEIVDDKEKDDDK; encoded by the coding sequence ATGAGAATAAGAGAAAAATCTAAAGAATTATGGGAAAAAATTTCATTGGAAACTACATTTGATAAATTAACATCTATTATTGATAAAACAAAAGATATATTGAATCTTTCTTCATCAAGGCATCTTTCTAAATTTTTAGATAAAATTCAATTGATGGTGGATATGATAGGAGATTATATTAATAAAAATTACAGAGAAATTCCTTGGAAAAGTTTATCTGCTGTAGCGGGAGCATTAATATATTTAATACTTCCTTTGGATGTTCTTCCTGATTTATTTCCATTTATAGGATTATTAGATGATGCATTCATTATAGGCTTATGTATAAAATGTTTTTCAACTGATTTAGAGCAGTATAAAATTTGGAAATACGGAGAATCTGATGAAGAAGTAACAGACGATGGTAGTGAATCTGATGAAGCTGATTATGAAATAGTAGATGATAAAGAAAAAGATGATGACAAATAG
- a CDS encoding PilZ domain-containing protein produces the protein MDKEQVKGVIIENNPSILTKYKNAFNNIFDISTFNDTSSSLGYIIENNLSIYFYIIRYNETEKDGINLFVEKVKKINPQIKLVMTDVPDSFDEAAYPYALIFHRNTDASVIVQSIQNEVSKLLDDGSKKRRQYSRVNWPLNVIIAYKDKIRGTIDRNILSISGNGAYISSDTNIPDKGDMLGLTISFKDFKLFTEAKVVWINNENQKPDLPKGFAVQFIDIGMASQKIIDQIIRDKLLQELLVELKDENFS, from the coding sequence ATGGATAAAGAACAAGTAAAAGGTGTAATTATAGAAAATAACCCCTCTATTTTAACCAAATACAAAAATGCTTTTAATAACATATTTGATATAAGTACTTTTAATGATACCAGTTCTTCTTTAGGTTATATAATAGAAAACAATTTAAGTATATATTTTTATATTATAAGATATAATGAAACTGAAAAAGATGGTATCAATTTATTTGTAGAAAAAGTAAAAAAAATTAACCCTCAAATAAAATTGGTAATGACAGATGTTCCAGATAGTTTTGATGAAGCTGCTTATCCTTATGCTTTAATATTTCATAGAAATACAGATGCAAGCGTAATAGTACAATCAATACAAAATGAAGTTTCAAAATTATTAGATGATGGAAGTAAAAAAAGAAGACAATATTCAAGAGTTAATTGGCCTTTAAATGTTATTATAGCATATAAAGATAAAATTAGAGGAACTATTGATAGAAATATTCTTTCTATAAGCGGTAATGGAGCTTATATATCATCTGATACTAATATTCCTGATAAGGGCGATATGTTAGGTCTTACTATATCTTTTAAAGATTTCAAATTATTTACTGAAGCTAAAGTAGTTTGGATAAATAATGAGAATCAAAAGCCTGATTTACCTAAAGGTTTTGCTGTACAATTTATTGATATAGGTATGGCATCACAAAAAATTATTGACCAGATTATTAGAGACAAGTTATTACAGGAATTATTAGTAGAATTGAAAGATGAAAACTTCTCCTAA
- a CDS encoding 5-formyltetrahydrofolate cyclo-ligase — MKTSPNENNIKEAKNLIRESFKLIRNNLDSYFIKEKSAVIFKKFRNIVNINKFHSISVYVDFNNEVPTKEIIEYALKNNIKVSVPFLIDNHNMKLKYINDYDKDINRNTKFGCGEPFEHCKDCNINEISMFIIPALAFDEKCNRLGFGRGYYDNMLKRNKNALRVGLAYDYQILPSIPKDNNDEILDIIISESKVITATF; from the coding sequence ATGAAAACTTCTCCTAATGAAAATAATATTAAAGAAGCAAAAAATTTAATAAGAGAATCCTTTAAACTCATTAGAAATAATTTAGATTCGTACTTCATTAAAGAGAAAAGTGCTGTAATTTTTAAAAAATTTAGAAATATAGTGAATATTAATAAATTTCATTCTATATCAGTATATGTAGATTTCAATAATGAAGTACCAACTAAAGAAATAATAGAATATGCTTTAAAAAATAATATTAAAGTATCTGTACCTTTTCTTATAGATAATCATAACATGAAATTAAAATATATAAATGATTATGATAAAGATATCAATAGAAATACAAAATTCGGATGCGGAGAGCCTTTCGAACATTGTAAAGACTGCAATATTAACGAAATATCTATGTTCATTATCCCTGCTTTAGCCTTTGATGAGAAATGTAATAGACTCGGATTTGGAAGAGGATATTATGATAATATGTTAAAAAGAAATAAAAATGCTCTAAGAGTAGGCTTAGCTTATGATTATCAGATACTTCCATCAATACCTAAAGATAATAATGATGAGATATTAGACATTATTATAAGCGAAAGTAAAGTAATAACTGCTACTTTTTAA
- a CDS encoding chemotaxis protein CheW, with protein sequence MAEQTEQQSIESTENRVDLEDSTNLVTFRLGSGEYAIDIMQAKEIIKMEKITLIPNAPDFVEGVINLRGNIIPIIDLKKRFNLEETEGDKNTGIIIVKIEDVDMGIIIDSISKVVSISNSDIQPPPPMLSGIGQKYIKGVGKLEDKLLVVLDLEKLFTTDEEEEETASAES encoded by the coding sequence ATGGCAGAGCAGACAGAGCAACAATCTATTGAAAGTACCGAAAATAGAGTTGATCTCGAAGATAGTACAAACCTTGTTACTTTTAGATTAGGCAGCGGCGAGTATGCCATAGACATCATGCAGGCTAAAGAGATAATCAAGATGGAAAAGATTACTCTTATTCCTAATGCCCCAGATTTTGTTGAAGGTGTAATAAATCTACGCGGTAATATTATACCTATAATTGACTTAAAAAAGAGATTCAATTTAGAAGAAACAGAAGGCGATAAAAATACAGGTATTATCATAGTAAAAATAGAAGATGTTGATATGGGAATAATTATTGACTCTATTTCTAAGGTAGTATCTATTTCTAATTCTGATATTCAGCCTCCTCCTCCAATGCTTTCCGGTATAGGTCAGAAATATATTAAAGGTGTAGGTAAATTAGAGGATAAATTATTAGTTGTTTTAGACCTAGAAAAATTGTTTACTACAGATGAAGAAGAGGAAGAAACTGCTTCTGCTGAGAGTTAA